One Streptomyces sp. R28 DNA window includes the following coding sequences:
- a CDS encoding HAD hydrolase family protein, whose protein sequence is MSHPEAGQGTSVPRVLAVIPARGGSKGVPAKNLMPVGGVPLVARAVRECRASRLVTDVVVSTDDQGIAAAARQAGAEVVLRPAAIAGDTATSEAAVLHAMDAHEALHGSPVDVVLLVQCTSPFIVREDIDGVVKAIVANGADTSLTVAPFHGFVWRHGDDEPTAAVRAERQTAEGGTDTVATRTTTSGGGYGINHDKSFRPRRQDRPQDFLETGAAYAMDARGFREHRHRFFGRTELVRTDPARVLEIDDPHDLARARALAPLFDADRPGALPTADEIDAVVLDFDGTQTDDRVLIDADGKEFVSVHRGDGLGIAALRKSALKMLILSTEQNPVVAARARKLQIPVLHGIDRKDLALKQWCEEQGIAPERVLYVGNDVNDLPCFALVGWPVAVGSAHDVVRGAARAVTTTSGGDGAIREIASWILGPSLDSLTK, encoded by the coding sequence ATGTCCCACCCGGAAGCAGGTCAAGGCACTTCGGTGCCGCGCGTGCTCGCCGTCATCCCCGCGCGCGGCGGCTCCAAGGGCGTGCCCGCGAAGAACCTCATGCCCGTCGGCGGCGTGCCGCTGGTGGCGCGTGCGGTGCGTGAGTGCAGGGCTTCGAGGCTCGTCACGGACGTCGTCGTCTCCACCGACGACCAGGGCATCGCGGCCGCCGCCCGCCAGGCCGGCGCCGAGGTCGTGCTGCGCCCCGCCGCCATCGCCGGCGACACCGCCACCTCCGAGGCGGCCGTACTGCACGCCATGGACGCGCACGAGGCGCTGCACGGCTCGCCGGTGGACGTGGTGCTGCTCGTGCAGTGCACCAGCCCCTTCATCGTCCGCGAGGACATCGACGGCGTGGTCAAGGCGATCGTCGCCAACGGCGCCGACACCTCCCTGACTGTCGCGCCCTTCCACGGCTTCGTATGGCGCCACGGCGACGACGAGCCCACGGCGGCCGTCCGCGCCGAGCGCCAGACGGCCGAGGGCGGCACGGACACCGTCGCCACCCGCACCACCACATCCGGCGGCGGCTACGGCATCAACCACGACAAGTCCTTCCGCCCGCGCCGCCAGGACCGCCCCCAGGACTTCCTGGAGACCGGCGCCGCCTACGCGATGGACGCGCGCGGCTTCCGCGAGCACAGGCACCGCTTCTTCGGCCGCACCGAACTCGTGCGCACCGACCCCGCCCGGGTCCTGGAGATCGACGATCCCCACGACCTGGCCCGCGCCCGCGCGCTGGCTCCGCTGTTCGACGCGGACCGGCCCGGCGCCCTCCCGACCGCCGACGAGATCGACGCGGTCGTACTGGACTTCGACGGCACCCAGACCGACGACCGGGTGCTGATCGATGCCGATGGAAAGGAGTTCGTCTCCGTGCACCGCGGAGACGGCCTCGGCATCGCGGCGCTGCGCAAGAGCGCCCTGAAGATGCTGATCCTGTCCACGGAGCAGAACCCGGTCGTCGCCGCCCGCGCACGGAAGCTGCAGATTCCCGTGCTGCACGGCATCGACCGCAAGGACCTCGCACTGAAGCAGTGGTGCGAGGAGCAGGGCATCGCGCCTGAGCGCGTGCTCTACGTCGGCAACGACGTCAACGACCTCCCGTGCTTCGCCCTCGTGGGCTGGCCCGTGGCGGTCGGCAGCGCCCACGACGTCGTGCGCGGCGCCGCACGCGCGGTCACCACCACCTCCGGTGGCGACGGCGCGATCCGAGAGATCGCCAGCTGGATCCTCGGCCCCTCTCTCGATTCCCTCACCAAGTAA
- a CDS encoding DUF6716 putative glycosyltransferase codes for MPASATKTRRVAVLADSDTRWKWGALTANRIAPEDSDIRLDGYLLRGRATPTPRQLQEVGVHADSLREVTAVEFLRTMAQESYDVLVLSLVGGGVQAVLHGLKRVWEGQAQRPVVVTGYVGVVYEKLADGLLLRHGADLVLANSRQDAERFRTVYDGVGADSSAVTEVALPFLGGEPYAGEHDPYTVVFAAQPSVPDNRRDRTYLLNRLIQHARKHPEREVLLKLRSKPGEHTTHIEELPYQKLVQGLEPPANFRLVYGNMGEVLDRTDLLVTISSTAALESLHRRIPTVVLTDLGVREVLGNHHFVGSGCLASWDQLDDGHRPTPDEEWVSRQGVCADGLYATAFDAARERIAKLLRRPGGLPALTPYYTPATAPGYLPGILARHHLGPDGSPLPGAPAHDKEPGPVRQIVRRAARGAYRHGVQRVAPVIRRMGEL; via the coding sequence GTGCCAGCAAGTGCGACGAAGACCCGACGAGTTGCCGTACTCGCGGATTCCGATACCCGGTGGAAATGGGGCGCGCTCACCGCGAACCGTATCGCCCCGGAGGATTCGGACATCCGCCTGGACGGATATCTCCTGCGCGGCCGCGCCACCCCGACCCCCCGCCAGCTCCAGGAGGTCGGCGTCCACGCCGACTCCCTGCGTGAGGTGACCGCCGTCGAGTTCCTGCGCACCATGGCGCAGGAGTCGTACGACGTCCTGGTCCTCTCCCTCGTCGGCGGGGGCGTCCAGGCCGTGCTGCACGGCCTGAAGCGGGTCTGGGAGGGGCAGGCGCAGCGGCCCGTGGTCGTCACCGGCTATGTCGGCGTCGTCTACGAGAAGCTCGCCGACGGCCTGCTGCTGCGGCACGGCGCGGACCTCGTCCTCGCCAACTCCCGCCAGGACGCCGAGCGGTTCCGCACGGTGTACGACGGGGTCGGCGCCGACTCGTCGGCGGTGACCGAGGTGGCGCTGCCGTTCCTCGGCGGGGAGCCCTACGCCGGCGAGCACGACCCGTACACGGTCGTCTTCGCGGCCCAGCCCTCGGTGCCGGACAACCGCAGGGACCGTACGTACCTGCTGAACCGCCTGATCCAGCACGCCCGCAAGCACCCCGAGCGCGAGGTACTGCTCAAGCTGCGCTCCAAGCCGGGCGAACACACCACGCACATCGAGGAGTTGCCGTACCAGAAGCTGGTGCAGGGACTCGAACCGCCCGCCAACTTCCGTCTGGTGTACGGGAACATGGGCGAGGTCCTCGACCGCACCGACCTGCTGGTCACGATCAGCTCCACGGCGGCGCTGGAGTCGCTGCACCGCCGTATCCCCACCGTCGTCCTCACCGACCTCGGCGTGCGCGAGGTGCTCGGCAACCACCACTTCGTGGGCTCCGGCTGCCTCGCCTCCTGGGACCAGCTGGACGACGGACACCGCCCGACTCCCGACGAGGAGTGGGTGTCCCGGCAGGGCGTCTGTGCCGACGGCTTGTACGCCACCGCCTTCGACGCGGCCCGCGAGCGCATCGCCAAGCTGCTTCGGCGGCCCGGCGGCCTGCCCGCCCTCACGCCGTACTACACGCCGGCCACCGCGCCCGGCTATCTGCCCGGCATCCTCGCCCGCCACCACCTCGGCCCCGACGGCAGCCCGCTGCCCGGCGCCCCCGCCCACGACAAGGAGCCCGGCCCGGTCCGCCAGATAGTGCGCCGGGCGGCGCGCGGCGCCTACCGCCACGGCGTGCAGCGCGTGGCACCGGTCATCCGGCGGATGGGCGAGCTGTGA
- a CDS encoding glycosyltransferase family 2 protein, with protein MVKLSVIVPFYNVQQYAPDTLKSLRANTREDFEFILVDDCSTDGTPDLLARAERELPGAVVVRHEQNGGLATARNTGIDKARGEYLTFLDGDDWLAPDYFPQLLAAIEELGCDFVRTDHVQCTGRARSIHRVPHGRRWTVMDPREAILPADRSTSVDYAYAWAGIYHRRLVDRGVLHFTHGLRTAEDRPWIWKLHREAESFAAVGLLGVYYRRGVASSLTQIGDVRQLDFIRAFDQVIEETAADPEADKLLPKAVRTYCAIMAHHLGHIERFEPAVARKLRSMSAAALKRMPQDVLAEVMDSMDAQRAARLRRVRRRAVGARTVAA; from the coding sequence GTGGTCAAGCTCTCGGTCATCGTGCCGTTCTACAACGTGCAGCAATACGCGCCAGACACCCTGAAGAGCCTGCGTGCGAACACACGCGAGGACTTCGAGTTCATCCTCGTCGACGACTGCTCGACCGACGGGACACCGGACCTTCTCGCGCGCGCGGAGCGTGAGCTGCCGGGCGCGGTGGTCGTCAGACACGAGCAGAACGGAGGGCTGGCCACCGCGCGGAACACGGGCATAGACAAGGCGCGCGGCGAGTATCTGACGTTCCTGGACGGGGACGACTGGCTGGCACCCGACTATTTCCCCCAACTCCTCGCAGCCATCGAGGAGTTGGGCTGCGACTTCGTGCGCACCGACCATGTGCAGTGCACCGGGCGGGCGCGCAGCATCCACCGGGTGCCGCACGGCCGGCGCTGGACGGTGATGGACCCGCGGGAGGCGATCCTGCCCGCCGACCGGTCGACGTCCGTGGACTACGCGTACGCATGGGCGGGCATCTACCACCGCCGTCTCGTCGACCGCGGGGTGCTGCACTTCACCCACGGGCTGCGCACGGCCGAGGACCGGCCGTGGATCTGGAAACTGCACCGGGAGGCGGAATCCTTCGCCGCGGTGGGACTGCTGGGCGTCTACTACCGGCGCGGCGTGGCGTCCTCACTCACCCAGATCGGTGACGTCCGGCAGCTGGATTTCATTCGTGCGTTCGACCAGGTAATCGAGGAAACTGCGGCTGACCCCGAGGCCGATAAACTGCTTCCGAAAGCCGTGCGCACTTATTGCGCGATCATGGCTCATCATCTCGGCCACATCGAGAGGTTCGAACCCGCCGTGGCTCGAAAACTGCGCTCGATGAGCGCCGCCGCCCTGAAAAGGATGCCGCAGGACGTGCTCGCGGAGGTAATGGACTCGATGGACGCGCAGCGAGCCGCCCGGTTGCGGCGGGTGCGCCGCAGGGCGGTCGGAGCACGGACGGTGGCCGCCTGA